The Kineococcus rhizosphaerae genome segment TCGCGAACGCGAAGAGGGTTTCCGTCTTGCTCACAAAAAGCACGGCTTGATCGTCGATGACGCCCTCCTCTGGAATGGTCAATCCACCGTGCAAGGGGGGATGCGGGCGGCGACCCAGATGCTTCGCACGACACCGCGTCCCGACGCGGTTTTCTGTGCGAACAACAACATGACTCTGGGGTTGCTGGCCGCCTTGCACAAAGAAGACGTTGGGGTGCCTAAGGACCTGGCCCTCGTTTCCTTCGACGACCTTGAGTGGGGGGACATCCTCGTCCCCGGCATTACGGCTGTTGCCCAGCCTTTCCACGCCGTGGGCAGCCAGGCTGTCCGTCTCGCGGTGAGCCGGTGGCTTGAGCCAGACCGCCCGCCTCAAACGTTGCGGCTGCCCCCCTCCATCGAGCACCGGGAGTCGTGCGGCTGTGAGCTAGCCCGACTGGGTTCGAGGAGGAAGTCGCCTCTTTAGGCGGCTGCGGCAGACCTCTGGGAAGTCTGCCCGGGTGAGTCCCCTGGAGTGGTGTAACTCGGCCGTCGCCGGCTGACGGGACACGGCGTGTCCCCAGACGCAGGTGAGGGCCACCGCGTGAAGCTCTGCGAGTACCCGCCAAGGAACTCGTAGGAGGAAGATCAACGCGATGGCCCTCAAGGACCAGTCTGCCCTCTCCACCCTGCTCGATGCACTCACCACCGCCGACGACGGCGCCCTCATGCGCCGCCTCCTCCAAGGGACCCTGCAGGGCCTCATCGACGCCGAAGCCGAGCATCACATCGGCGCTGGCCTCCACGAGCGCTCAGCCACCCGCACGACGCAGCGCAACAAAACCCGCGACCGC includes the following:
- a CDS encoding substrate-binding domain-containing protein — protein: MQGLEETRRIVGVVVPSAASPYFGEMLEGIDAEATRTNITLLLSMSTEDANRELRAVQALLQRDVDAIILVPSSGWRERTRPLLKNSRTAVILADRLEDQSFDQVGAENTHASQAIVSHLISAGRSRIAMIGGLSGLSTSREREEGFRLAHKKHGLIVDDALLWNGQSTVQGGMRAATQMLRTTPRPDAVFCANNNMTLGLLAALHKEDVGVPKDLALVSFDDLEWGDILVPGITAVAQPFHAVGSQAVRLAVSRWLEPDRPPQTLRLPPSIEHRESCGCELARLGSRRKSPL